ATTGCAACCATCAAGGTACAAATGCTGCAAAGAAAGGGACTTGGCAAGAAGGGACCCCAATTCATCCTCTGTAATATGCACACAGCGCAGATGCAGACTTGTTAGGCTTCTCAGGGGACCAAGTTCAACCGTGGGACCGAAGACACAAAAATTAAGTTGAAGTTGCTGAATTGAGTTTCTAACCCCATCAGATAAAAGTGAGCATGGGAAGTTATACTTTTTATACAACGAAAGAGTGAGCTCTTAGATCCCTGGTTTAAGAGCAATCTGGAGCCAACTGTTGATATAAGGTAAGGTGCTTTTCTTATTATGTAAATTAAGGTTGAGTATCTTCAAGCCAAGGCCCGAGTATTTTCTCAGAATCATGTCAATCTTGTATCTGAAGTTTCTTCCATGCTCCTCTGAGCAGAGCGTTGGCCAATTCAAGGTGAGGATGACCTTCAAAAAAATTCAAGGTGAGGCTAGGACGACATCTCCAGGAACGTAGAAAGGCGCGAGAAAGGCATGCGGCACGAGCAGCATCATGCATTGGCATTAAGGAATGTATATATCACCAGATGTCCTGCATGCACGAGTAACTAGCTATTCATTCACTAAGAGTGCAGGACTGACAAATAGATTTACATATTCGCAATAAAGAGAACTAATATCGTATTTATCTATaaataaatactccctccatcctaaattgtgagtcgttttggctttttagatacataatttttttttatgcacctagatatacctGAAATCTACATACAcagtaaaaactatgtatctacgaaagccaaaacgacttacaatttaaaacGTATGAAGTATTCAGCTAGCATAGTCTTGAGAAGTAAATGAATTAGTGTGGGTGGTTAAAGCAGTCACGGTCGTACCTCAGGAAGGTATGGTGTTGAATCAAATGCATCGCCATTTTGGGCACGACCATCGCCAACACGTTGAGAGCGCCTGATTCTTTTATTCACCGTAGCAACTTGTCCATCTGCAAACCAAGGAGCATGTATTAGTTATGATATATAGGACCTGGTTAATTGCTTGTATTAGTCCGTATCTAGACTTGTCCAGTACAATTTGCCGGTGTTTGGTTGCATAAGATCCTTCTGAAGTTCTGATGAAAGTAGATGAGATGAGATAGATAGAAGAGCTGAAAATGCAACAATCTCTTCAAGTCTCCTTCCAAATCCCAACTTATACCGTTATACGAACTGAACGGACAGGGCTAAAGCGTGAGCTGAAAAAAGAAACAGTCTTTGAAAACCTAAATAAATCATCTAAGTGGCAGAAGTCCACAAACAAAATAAAATTCGATATCCGTCTGACATTGGCCTAAACGAATCGGCAGGGAAAACACAGATTGAAGAAGGATCTGTATATAGCTCACTCGAGCAATTTTAACCGCCATCCCATTAAGGCTGGGAGCTCTAGCTGCCCGGCGAAGAATTCCCACAACACTGAACCCTAACTCGTGGTCGCCGGAGCTAAGAAAGacaccagcagcagcaacagcaacacCAAAAATCAGGTCAGACAGCTCCAACTCAGCCCCGTTGAATTTTAGATCATTTTTGTCTTAAAAAAGATCACTTTTTTACGAACGAAAGAAAACGAATGAGAGGACTGAGGGCGAGGGAGTTGAAGCTTACTACGGGTTAGTACTTGCCAGCGACGCCGCGGCTTCTCGCGCTTCAGGGTCATGAGCCGCTGCAGCCCTAGCAACCCCATGGTAGGAGTGGACGCCGGTATCGATCTCCCTAGAGATTCAGAAAGAATCACTTCCGTTTTCCCACCCTGAGATTTCTACTCTCCCGTCTAGTCATCTCTTTATCTCTCTCCATATAATACTCCATCGGTCCTAAAATACCAGGGTATGCACCAGCTAAACTTTAACCGACTAAATTTAGCGGATAGGGATCCAAACGGCCTAACTAGAAGACCAACTAAAGTTTAGCTATATCAACCCAGCTAAAATTTAGCTGAATTTATTAGCTGGAGGATCCAAACActctagctaaagtttagctggtAGAACTTTTAGCTAGCTAAAGTTTTGCTTTAaaattttagctagctaattaGTTGGGTGCATCAAACATGCCCTAAGTACCAAAAGGTCCTATATTATAAGTTATTCTAGATTGCTCAATTTCATTTGTGCGTGGTTGTCTTCTAAACCACATCCATATATTCCTTTTCAACGTCATCTTGCGTAAGATGACTCCTATAACTGATAGGCAAAAACAATGATACCTATGCATGTCTTTTTAAATTATGTATTACTAAAAAATTAAACTAAGTTGACAACCAAACTAACTAATTAGTGAGGAGCAAGTTAGTCTTTTGTCCGACTCCTTATTTGATCCTAAAATTGTTTTGTATTTTAGGACTATAAGGGAGTATATATTGGTTTGGTTTGGTTCTGAATTCaaattggatttgaatttgacAGGGAGCGACCCAAATCGCATCGGTCGCCGAGCAGGGGCGATGGTGGAACCTGTTCCCTACTCGGCTAGATGGCTACGATTGAGACTACGAGAGAGACGATGGAGAAAGGGTTAAACCAAAAACGCCCCTGAGTTATCTAGCCCACATCGTCCTTTAGTCTCCCAGAGCTAGACAAGAGGACAACGTGGGTGGAGGCCACAATGAACCCTGCCGACTCGGCTGCTGTCGGCGGTCTCTTCCAACCTAGATATTGTGTCCATCCCCAAGTCGCTGGCCATGTTGGGGCTGCCATCGTCCGTACTTCTGCTCGGTGGGCttctttgtcttggtgttttTTTTGGTTTGCGACAGGTTTAGCGAGTTCCTAGCACCTGattttgttcttattgttgtGCTGACACGTCGCCATTTCGCATGGCAATTGCATGCCCTTGAAGCACATGTAGGTTGTAATTTTGTGCATACACATTGTGCTCGTTTATACATTGGGTATAGCTCTAGAAAAGATCAAATGGACTCGAAGCTCAGTGATCTCAACCGTTCCTTATTGGTTATTGCTGAGAAGCTTTTGCTCAGCCATATTCCGTCTCTGTTGGGTTTAGATTTGAACTGTGTAACAATCTTTCATGTAAACAACTTTAGATTAGAATTTGTCAGCTATAAAGCTGCAAATCACATCAAGTTAATTTCATATAAAGATAGTTTCATTTGACATAATATGAGAAAGGTATAATTTCCTTAAAAGTCACCCGTCGATGGGTTAATTATCACAAGTAGAAGGAATTGTACGCTTAAACTATatgtttttttcttaaaaaaatttgCGCCATATGATTTGCCAAAAACATATTTTCACCATTTCAACAAGTAAAATATCGTATTGTTGCCCTTCGGTTGGAGAAAATATGGTTTGGCGTTGGATATTATTTTGTGCATTCGAAAAAAGCTATTTGTCttcaaaaaaattcaagaaaaactATCTGTCCTCAAAATCTTCAAATTTCTGCAGAAATGGAGAATTCTTTTGAGGGAACAAGATGCCGAGTTCTTGGATGAAAAGCTCAAAGCTATGAAGACTTGGCTGAATGACTCTGGCGTCGGAGGGTAGGGAAGTGGAAGGCGTTATCTGGTTTTGGATTTCGTTATCTGGTGGCTATAGGTTTCTATCTAGTTGTTTCAGCGAGATGGGTTGACAGTTTTGTTTCTCAATGCTGTAAGACCCTAATGCTTTCTATAAAAGCTGGGTTTTTCTCCGTAACGAATTGATCATAGATTTGTTGGTTAGGTTTCTTGTGATGGAATCTGCCCATCCGAATTTATGTCCTCGACTTGGCACGAGTGCTCGCATTTTTCTGGTTTTTATTCAAGGATTTATcggcgctatgctttcagtggtagggcctattcgcttgaacttatcaaccggcttatcagctagaatctacagtatttttctctcacaacaaaacagcttcagccggctttaatatcaGCCGAAAAGGCCCCGACAgcgaggcgcctgtggtgacttcgtgaatgtcgagatctgccggctcagtccttcgaaggtgctcataggggtagggtttgccTACGTGTGTTCATAGATGTGAGTGTACGTGCGTGTTGTGGGCGTATACATTGTACCatgtaatttaaaaaaaaaatctatttatACATTAGTTAATCCTACGATTATTTTTGTacaaaaacaaataaaaatcGAGATTTCTCAAGCAGAAAGCATGTCCGTAATGGGCCAAGCCCAAGAGCCTGCTCACACGGCCAGCCTCGTTGCCTGGCATGAGCCGCCCCCACAGCCCTGGAGTGCCACCGACTTGGCGGGCCCACCAAGGCGTCTTGGCGCGCCGAGAGCCCCACACGTCAGAGCcctgcctccctccctctctcccaatTCTCCGGCCGCCCGCCTCCCTCTCCGCCGGCGGCGAGGTGTGATGCCACGAAGGCGGCGGAGGTGCCGCCCATTTGATGCGCCCACGGCCGCCTCCTCGCAGCGCGCTGTCCAACAATCACCTCCTCCGCATTCGCCGCTGCCTGCCACCCGTTTGGCTTAATGCCGCCCCCGCTCAGGACCCGTCCCCGTCGCAGGCGCCGCCAcccgctgcctcctcctcctcctcaccagcGTCGCTCTCATCCCTCATACGCTCCTGCACGTCCCAGCGCGCCCGTCGCCCCGGCGAGCAGGCGCACGCGCGCGCCGTCGCGCTCGGCCTCGGCGCGCACCCCTCGGTGCTCCCCAGGCTCGCCACCTTCTACATCGCGCTGGGCGACCTCCCCGCCACGCGAGCCGCCGTCGAGCGGGCGGCCGGAAAGGCGCGGGCGTTCCCGTGGAACCTGCTCATCTGGGGGTATGCGGAGTTGCGGACCGTGGGCTTTGGTACGACGTGGTCCTCGCGTACCGCAGGATGCTGGCGCTGGGCGTGGCCGCCGACAGGTTCACGTACCCGTCGGTTCTGCGCGCTTGCGGCGAGCTACGGGATGCCTCCGTTGGCCGGGAGATTGAGCAGCGCGTTCGGTCGTGGGGATATAGGCTGGACATGTATGTCTGGAACGCTATGGTGGGGATGTATGCCAAGTGCGGGGAGATGGAGGACGCGCGCAGGGTGTTTGATGGAATGCCTGCGCGTGATGTTGCCAGCTGGAACGCCATGGTGTCTGGGTACGCGTTGGCTGGTATGTGGGGCGAGGCGTTTGACCTGCTGCAGTGGGTTCCTGGGGCGAACATTGTCACTTGGAATGCGGTTGCGGCAGGAAATTTGAAGGTGGGGAATGACGGCGAGGCGTTTGACCTGCTGCAGTGGATTCTGTGACTGTTGTGATTGGCCTCAGGGCATGTGCTAGGAGTGGGTATCTGAGGATTGGCAAGGAGTTGCATGCTGTGTCTATTCGTCTATGCTTTGATAGGCTTGAGCGCGTGGAGAGTTCATTGATCACAATGTACTCTAGATGCCAGATGATGAGCTCTGCATATTGCCTGTTCAGAACATGCTCAACTCAGAGCATAGTAACATGGAATTCATTGCTAGCAGGATTTGCATTCATGGACCAGGTTGAGGAAGCTATTTTGCTTTTCAGAGAGATAATTTATTCCTCTGTCTTTCCAAATGATGTTACTGTCTTAACTATGCTTTCACTTATTGCACGTTTTGGACACCTCTGTCACGGAAGGGAGATGCACTGCTACATTTTCAAGCATGGACTCGGTGCCTCTAACATACTGCAGAACTCACTTGTCGATATGTACTCAAAGTCTAGACAGATGGCAGCTGCCCAGAGAGTGTTTGATCAGATGTAATGTCAAGACAGGCACGCATATACTTCATTGATTTTGGGCTATGGAATGCAAAGAGAAGGGCATGTATCACTGAAGCTCTTTGATGAAATGATAGCCAACAATATCAAGGTGGACCATGTAACTATGGTTGCTGTTCTTTCAACCTGCAGCCACTCTGGGCTGGTAACTCAAGGGCAGCTATGATTTGCTGAGATGtttgatgtgttttgcattgCACCAAGGGTGGAGCATTTTTCTCGCATGGTTGATTTGTACTGCCGTGAGGGTTTGCTGAGTATGGCTGAGGAAATAATTAACAAGATGCCACTCCAGCCAACTGCCGCAATGTTGGCAACTCTAATCGAGGCTTGCAGAATCCATGGCAAAACAGAAATTGGGGATCGAGCTGCAAAGAGGCTGCTGGCAATGAGGACAAATAACCCGGGTCACTACAAATTGATTGCGAACATGTATATATCAGCAAAACGCTGGCCAGAACTAACTAAGGTTAAATCATTAATGAGTGCGATGGAGCTAAATATGATTCCAAGTCATTCCTTACTGGAGTCACAATATGACATATGTCCAGTCGAACAAGATTATTGCTTAAACCGCAGTCTGCAAGGAGGCTTGTCTGATGACATGACAGATACTGATTTCTCTAGTAGTGAGGAAGTGAAATGCAATGAAGCTTTTGGTGGGTAACAGTAAAGCTGGAATCCAACAGGTTGTTTTGGGATCATGGCTTTCATTTTAGGCAAATATCTTAACAACTTGTGTTCTTTGCATCATGGAAGAGGTAATATGTTTTTTTTTGCTGTCATGCTACTTGCTGGTACTTTGTCTACATGCTTAGAAATTAGAGATATTTGTTTACACGTGCTTGCTTTTGAGGTTTGAACTACCTATATCTGGGATGTACTTCTGTACAGCAAATTTGATATGCTGTATAATTTCCTAGATAGAAGTTATTTGAGGCTTTGAGCTACAATTTTCTGAATTGGATTTTTTTTCCCAGGTTCTTTTACATCTGTTCTTGATTTGATTCTGTGGTATTTTATCTCACTTAGCAAGATGTTAAAGAAGATAGTAGAGGTCATTTTACCTCTTGTAGTCTCGTGCTAAGTagtaactccgcctatggtggggcgcctttggtgtcccagcatagcaggtcccaagccctggtaaaggaagagggttgtgttaggcgtggcgagccaatgtaaaaacttagccacttaaatggagatgaaacccgaaagaaaatcgttggggcgtaaccctcttagcgacgcgccgtatcggaacccgggtatggtgttaaatgggcaagggccgggtcgtcacccccgtgacgcgccgtgtcgtgatctgggcatggtgtcaagtaaccaaggatcgggtcgtcgcttccttagtggcgcgctatatcggcacccgggtgtagtgaaaaatgagcaagggtcttcgcatcagagtcgacgggtgcgaagggtaaggaagctagtcgaaccaactaggatccgtttaggtagttggaatgtagggtcacttacaggtaagttaagagaattagtggataccgcgactaggaggcgtgtaaatatattatgcgttcaagagactaaatggaagggtcagaaggcgaaggaggtggacaatacaggtttctaagctttggtacacagagACAGTTGCGattagaaatggagtaggagttttgattgataagagcctcaagaatggtgtggtgggagtgagaaggcaaggagataggattatcttagtcaagcttgtcgttggtgatatggtcttgaacgtaattagtgcgtatgccccccaagtaggtctcgacgagagtgctaagagacagttctgggaagacttagatggcctggttagagctatacctagtagtgagaagctttttataggagaagatcttaatgggcatgtaggtactacaagcgcaggtttcgaggcagttcatggaggttttgggtatggtagtaggaatcaggagggggaggaagttctggacttcgcggtagcttttgacctgatgatagccaacactttctttagaaagagagaatctcatctagtgaccttcagtagcggacaacactgtagccagattgactttgtcctcgcaagaagaaaggacaaacgagtatgcttggattgcaaggtgataccaggggagtgtgttgtttctcaacataagcttttggtggcagattttcattTTCAGGtacgtgcccgtagggataaacaagctaagattgaaagaacaaagtggtggaaactgaaaggggagacgtcagaggtatttagggaaagggttatcaaagagggctcttggaaggaagaagacgacataaacaatatgtgggacaagatggcaaccaacattcggaaggtagcctcagaggtgtgtggagtaaccaaaggaaggggacgcgaggctaaagatacttggtggtggaacgaggaagtccaaagggctattaaggagaagaaagaatgctatagacgcttttaccatgacaggagtgtggacaacataaagaagtacaaggtggcaaagaagactgcaaagcgagctgtaagtgtggcaaagggtagagcgtacgaggatctttaccaacatttgagtacgaagaaaggagagaaggacatttataggatggctagggttcgtgagagaaagacacgggacttcaaccaagttaagtgcattaaggatgaaagggagcatctcttggtaaaggaggatgagatccgacattgatggcaagagtattttgacaaattgttcaatagtgagaatatggacacaacctttcagttggatgactcttttgatgacaccaata
This DNA window, taken from Miscanthus floridulus cultivar M001 chromosome 13, ASM1932011v1, whole genome shotgun sequence, encodes the following:
- the LOC136499290 gene encoding pentatricopeptide repeat-containing protein At1g71490-like, which codes for MRPRPPPRSALSNNHLLRIRRCLPPVWLNAAPAQDPSPSQAPPPAASSSSSPASLSSLIRSCTSQRARRPGEQAHARAVALGLGAHPSVLPRLATFYIALGDLPATRAAVERAAGKARAFPWNLLIWGMLALGVAADRFTYPSVLRACGELRDASVGREIEQRVRSWGYRLDMYVWNAMVGMYAKCGEMEDARRVFDGMPARDVASWNAMVSGYALAGMWGEAFDLLQWVPGANIVTWNAVAAGNLKVGNDGEAFDLLQWIL